In one Haemophilus parainfluenzae genomic region, the following are encoded:
- the purL gene encoding phosphoribosylformylglycinamidine synthase, whose translation MFQTFRGSPALSEFRIQGLMQKFQQNQLPVKSVYAEYLHFVELNRPLVSEQEAKLKALLHYGPTLTEHDAKGETFIVIPRVGTISSWSSKATDIAHNCGLSEVERIERGLAYYFELSQPLDEKTTEKLTALLHDRMMETVVRNPQDAEILFRHQDPKPFKTVDILKGGREALVTANVELGLALAEDEIDYLVENFTQLGRNPHDIELYMFAQANSEHCRHKIFNADWIIDGKKQDKSLFKMIKNTFEKTPDFVLSAYKDNAAVMEGSKVGRFFADQDGQYRYHNEDAHILMKVETHNHPTAISPFPGAATGSGGEIRDEGATGRGAKPKAGLTGFSVSNLVIPNFEQPWENPLSKPNRIASALDIMIEGPLGGAAFNNEFGRPALLGYFRTYEEKVNSFNGEEVRGYHKPIMLAGGIGNIRGEHVQKGEIPVGAKLIVLGGPAMNIGLGGGAASSMDSGKSKEDLDFASVQRENPEMERRCQEVIDRCWQLGDENPILFIHDVGAGGLSNAMPELVHDGERGGKFDLRSILCDEKGMSPLEIWCNESQERYVLAVAPEKLELFTALCERERAPFAVIGEATEEKHLTLHDSHFDNNPIDLPMNVLLGKTPKMTREVSSKTVENRPLATENIQLKEAFHRVLRLPVVAEKTFLITIGDRSVTGMVARDQMVGPWQIPVSDVAVTTASLGSYHGEAMAMGERAPVALLDFGASARLAVAESITNIAGTNIGDIKRIKLSANWMSAAGHGGEDAGLYEAVKAVGEELCPALGITIPVGKDSMSMKTTWEENGEKKSVTAPLSLVISSFARVEDVRKTVTPQLRTDKGASRLLLIDLGERKNRLGATVLAQVYKQLGDKPADVVNVAKLKNFFDAMQALVAERKLLAYHDRSDGGLITTLAEMAFAGNCGVDVDISALGDNDLAVLFNEELGAVIQVSERELSAVREVLKAYDLLGLTYELGSVSSEDRFEITRGSKKLLSEKRSELRGIWAELTHQMQRLRDNPECADQEFEAKKATDNRGLSAHLTYDVNEDIAAPYISKGVKPKVAVLREQGVNSHVEMAAAFDRAGFAAIDVHMSDLMAGRYNLNDFNAMVACGGFSYGDVLGAGGGWAKSILFNPQLRDQFSQFFANENTLSLGVCNGCQFISTLAEIIPGAENWPRFVRNKSERFEARAAMVKINDTNSLWFKGMTGSHMPIAVSHGEGRVEFKTPENLTALQAQNLIVAQYIDSHLNVTETYPANPNGSALGITAISNVDGRIAAMMPHPERVFRAVSNSWYPEDWSEDGAWMRIFRNARVNFK comes from the coding sequence ATGTTTCAAACTTTTCGTGGCTCACCCGCCCTTTCTGAATTCCGTATTCAAGGTTTAATGCAAAAATTCCAACAAAATCAATTACCGGTAAAATCGGTTTATGCGGAATATTTGCATTTTGTGGAATTAAATCGACCGCTTGTTAGCGAGCAGGAAGCAAAACTAAAAGCATTGTTACATTACGGACCAACCTTGACAGAACACGATGCAAAAGGCGAAACCTTCATCGTGATTCCACGCGTTGGCACGATTTCTTCTTGGTCTTCTAAAGCGACAGATATTGCGCATAACTGTGGTTTAAGTGAAGTGGAGCGTATTGAGCGTGGTTTGGCATATTATTTTGAGTTAAGCCAACCGCTTGATGAAAAAACAACAGAAAAATTGACCGCACTTTTACACGACCGAATGATGGAAACCGTAGTGCGCAATCCGCAAGATGCCGAGATTTTATTCCGTCATCAAGATCCGAAACCGTTTAAAACCGTGGATATTCTGAAAGGTGGACGCGAAGCGTTGGTCACAGCCAACGTAGAATTAGGTTTGGCACTAGCTGAAGATGAAATTGATTATTTGGTGGAAAACTTTACCCAATTAGGACGCAATCCGCACGATATTGAACTTTACATGTTCGCGCAAGCCAACTCTGAGCACTGTCGTCATAAAATCTTTAATGCGGATTGGATTATCGATGGCAAAAAACAGGATAAATCCCTGTTTAAGATGATTAAAAACACCTTTGAGAAAACCCCTGATTTCGTGCTTTCAGCCTATAAAGATAATGCAGCGGTGATGGAAGGCTCAAAAGTCGGCCGTTTCTTTGCGGATCAAGATGGGCAATATCGCTATCACAATGAAGATGCACATATCTTAATGAAAGTGGAAACCCACAACCACCCAACCGCAATTTCGCCATTCCCTGGTGCCGCAACGGGTTCAGGCGGTGAGATTCGTGATGAAGGCGCAACGGGTCGTGGTGCAAAACCTAAAGCAGGTTTAACCGGTTTCTCCGTATCAAACCTTGTCATTCCAAACTTTGAACAACCTTGGGAAAATCCACTTTCCAAACCAAACCGTATTGCTTCGGCCTTAGATATTATGATTGAGGGCCCATTAGGTGGCGCTGCATTTAACAACGAATTTGGTCGTCCTGCGTTATTGGGTTATTTCCGTACCTATGAAGAGAAAGTCAACAGCTTCAACGGTGAAGAAGTGCGAGGTTATCATAAACCGATTATGTTAGCGGGCGGTATTGGTAATATTCGTGGCGAACACGTTCAAAAAGGTGAAATTCCCGTTGGGGCGAAATTGATCGTATTAGGTGGCCCAGCCATGAACATCGGCTTAGGCGGTGGCGCAGCTTCTTCGATGGACAGTGGTAAATCAAAAGAAGATTTAGATTTTGCCTCTGTTCAACGTGAAAACCCAGAAATGGAACGTCGTTGCCAAGAGGTGATTGACCGCTGCTGGCAATTAGGTGATGAAAACCCAATTCTCTTTATCCACGATGTGGGCGCGGGCGGTTTATCCAACGCGATGCCTGAATTAGTGCACGATGGCGAACGTGGCGGTAAATTTGATTTACGCTCAATTCTTTGCGATGAAAAAGGCATGTCACCATTGGAAATTTGGTGTAACGAATCGCAAGAACGTTATGTATTAGCGGTTGCACCAGAAAAACTCGAATTATTTACCGCACTTTGTGAGCGTGAGCGTGCGCCGTTTGCAGTCATTGGTGAGGCAACGGAAGAGAAACATTTAACCTTGCACGATAGTCATTTCGACAATAACCCAATTGATTTGCCAATGAATGTGTTATTAGGCAAAACGCCGAAAATGACGCGTGAGGTTTCGTCAAAAACTGTCGAAAATCGACCGCTTGCAACAGAAAATATTCAATTAAAAGAAGCCTTCCATCGCGTATTACGCTTACCGGTGGTGGCAGAAAAAACCTTCTTAATCACCATTGGTGACCGTTCGGTAACCGGTATGGTGGCACGCGATCAAATGGTCGGTCCGTGGCAAATTCCGGTGTCTGATGTGGCTGTTACAACCGCGTCATTAGGCAGCTATCACGGTGAAGCCATGGCAATGGGCGAACGTGCACCTGTGGCATTATTAGACTTTGGTGCATCAGCACGTTTAGCGGTGGCTGAATCCATTACTAACATTGCGGGCACCAACATTGGTGATATTAAACGCATCAAACTGTCTGCAAACTGGATGTCTGCGGCAGGTCATGGTGGTGAAGATGCCGGCTTATATGAAGCGGTGAAAGCAGTCGGCGAAGAGCTTTGTCCAGCGTTAGGCATTACCATTCCAGTGGGTAAAGACTCGATGTCGATGAAAACCACTTGGGAAGAAAATGGCGAGAAAAAATCCGTCACCGCACCGCTTTCTTTAGTGATTTCATCTTTTGCACGCGTGGAAGATGTCCGCAAAACCGTGACACCTCAATTACGCACAGACAAAGGCGCAAGCCGTTTATTGTTGATTGATTTAGGTGAAAGAAAAAATCGCTTAGGCGCGACCGTACTTGCGCAAGTGTATAAACAATTAGGTGATAAACCAGCCGATGTGGTAAACGTAGCTAAACTGAAAAACTTCTTCGATGCAATGCAAGCATTGGTGGCAGAGCGTAAATTATTGGCTTACCACGACCGTTCCGACGGTGGTTTAATTACCACCCTTGCAGAAATGGCATTTGCGGGTAACTGCGGTGTAGATGTGGATATCTCTGCATTAGGCGATAATGATTTAGCCGTGTTATTCAATGAAGAATTAGGTGCGGTAATCCAAGTGTCAGAACGTGAATTAAGCGCCGTGCGTGAGGTATTAAAAGCGTATGACTTGCTTGGTTTAACTTATGAACTCGGTTCTGTAAGTTCAGAAGATCGTTTTGAAATCACACGAGGCAGTAAAAAACTATTAAGCGAAAAACGTTCTGAATTACGTGGTATTTGGGCAGAACTCACTCACCAAATGCAACGCTTACGTGATAACCCAGAATGTGCTGACCAAGAATTTGAAGCGAAAAAAGCAACAGACAACAGAGGCTTATCGGCTCACTTAACTTATGATGTGAATGAAGATATTGCCGCACCGTATATCAGCAAAGGCGTAAAACCGAAAGTAGCCGTATTGCGTGAACAAGGTGTAAACAGCCACGTTGAAATGGCGGCCGCTTTTGATCGTGCAGGCTTTGCGGCGATTGATGTTCACATGAGTGATTTAATGGCAGGCCGTTACAACTTAAACGACTTCAACGCGATGGTGGCCTGTGGTGGCTTCTCTTACGGTGACGTATTAGGCGCAGGTGGCGGTTGGGCAAAATCTATTTTATTCAACCCACAATTACGCGATCAATTCAGCCAATTCTTCGCCAATGAAAACACTCTTTCATTAGGCGTATGTAACGGCTGTCAATTTATCTCCACCCTTGCGGAAATCATTCCTGGTGCAGAAAACTGGCCACGTTTCGTACGTAATAAATCAGAACGTTTTGAAGCGCGTGCTGCGATGGTGAAAATCAACGACACCAACTCATTGTGGTTTAAAGGCATGACGGGTTCACATATGCCGATTGCCGTTTCTCATGGTGAAGGTCGTGTAGAATTCAAAACACCTGAGAATTTGACCGCACTTCAAGCGCAAAACTTGATTGTGGCACAATATATCGACAGCCATTTGAATGTAACTGAAACCTATCCAGCCAACCCGAATGGTTCAGCATTAGGGATTACCGCCATTTCTAACGTGGACGGTCGTATTGCCGCGATGATGCCACACCCAGAACGTGTATTCCGTGCCGTGAGCAACTCATGGTATCCAGAAGATTGGTCTGAAGATGGCGCATGGATGAGAATTTTTAGAAATGCGAGAGTGAATTTCAAATAA
- a CDS encoding YkgB family protein, protein MSALVTLLANIVAPLQRQFINFIRIAICVVMVWIGGLKVCQYEADGIAHFVSNSPFLSFLYKNGANEVTNDKGVLVKEYTLYKNPEGKMVAKNIEWHKANGTYTASYIIGAIIVTIGILVLAGIWSPTLGLFGGLLTFGMSIVTLSFLIFTPETWVPNLGGDFPTPNYGFPYLSGAGRLVIKDIIMMAGGLVAAAECAKRYLENKKQFA, encoded by the coding sequence ATGAGTGCATTAGTTACATTGCTAGCTAATATTGTTGCGCCATTGCAACGTCAATTTATTAACTTTATCCGCATTGCGATTTGTGTTGTGATGGTTTGGATTGGAGGTTTAAAAGTTTGCCAGTATGAGGCAGATGGTATCGCACACTTTGTGTCAAATAGTCCTTTTTTAAGCTTCCTTTACAAAAACGGTGCAAATGAAGTGACAAATGATAAGGGTGTTTTAGTAAAAGAATATACCTTATATAAAAACCCTGAAGGCAAAATGGTCGCAAAAAATATCGAATGGCATAAAGCCAACGGCACCTATACCGCTTCTTATATTATTGGCGCAATCATTGTGACAATTGGTATTTTAGTATTAGCAGGAATTTGGTCTCCAACATTAGGTTTATTTGGGGGCTTACTCACCTTTGGCATGTCGATAGTCACGCTGTCGTTCCTGATATTTACGCCAGAAACCTGGGTGCCTAATTTAGGAGGGGACTTCCCAACCCCTAATTATGGCTTCCCATATCTCTCAGGTGCTGGCCGACTCGTGATTAAAGATATTATTATGATGGCTGGTGGCTTAGTTGCTGCAGCAGAATGTGCAAAACGCTATTTAGAGAATAAAAAGCAGTTTGCTTAA
- the glpQ gene encoding glycerophosphodiester phosphodiesterase produces the protein MKLKTLALSLLAAGVLAGCSAHSSVDTMKSDKIIIAHRGASGYLPEHTLESKALAFAQHADYLEQDLAMTKDGRLVVIHDHFLDGLTDVAKKFPNRHRKDGRYYVIDFTLKEIQSLNMTENFETKDGKQVAVYPGRFPLWKSHFKIHTFEDELEFIQGLEKSTGKKVGIYPEIKAPWFHHQNGKDIAVETLKVLKKYGYDKKSDMVYLQTFDFNELKRIKNELLPKMGMDLKLVQLVAYTDWHETEEKDAKGKWVNYDYDWMFKPGAMAEVVKYADGVGPGWYMLVDKEKSKPGNIVYTPLVKELAQYKVELHPYTVRKDALPEFFTDVNQMYDALLNKSGATGVFTDFPDTGVEFLKKQK, from the coding sequence ATGAAACTCAAAACTTTAGCGCTTTCTTTATTAGCTGCAGGCGTACTTGCAGGATGTAGCGCACACTCTTCTGTGGACACTATGAAATCAGACAAAATTATCATTGCTCACCGTGGTGCAAGTGGTTACTTACCAGAGCATACACTTGAGTCTAAAGCGCTTGCATTTGCACAGCACGCAGACTACTTAGAACAAGACTTAGCGATGACAAAAGATGGTCGTTTGGTTGTTATCCATGACCACTTCTTAGACGGCTTAACTGACGTAGCGAAAAAATTCCCAAATCGTCATCGTAAAGATGGTCGCTACTATGTAATCGACTTCACCTTAAAAGAAATTCAAAGTTTAAATATGACTGAAAACTTTGAAACTAAAGATGGTAAACAAGTTGCAGTATATCCAGGTCGTTTCCCACTTTGGAAATCACACTTCAAAATCCATACTTTTGAAGATGAGTTAGAATTCATCCAAGGTTTAGAAAAATCTACCGGTAAAAAAGTGGGTATCTACCCTGAAATCAAAGCACCTTGGTTCCACCACCAAAATGGCAAAGACATTGCAGTTGAAACCCTTAAAGTGTTGAAAAAATACGGTTACGATAAGAAATCTGACATGGTTTACTTACAAACCTTCGACTTCAATGAGTTAAAACGTATCAAAAACGAATTGCTACCAAAAATGGGCATGGATTTAAAACTTGTTCAATTAGTGGCATACACCGACTGGCATGAAACTGAAGAAAAAGATGCGAAAGGCAAATGGGTGAACTACGATTACGATTGGATGTTCAAACCAGGTGCAATGGCTGAAGTGGTGAAATATGCTGACGGTGTTGGCCCAGGCTGGTATATGTTAGTGGATAAAGAAAAATCTAAACCAGGCAACATTGTGTATACTCCATTAGTGAAAGAACTCGCACAATACAAAGTGGAATTACACCCATACACAGTGCGTAAAGATGCGTTACCTGAATTCTTCACTGACGTAAATCAAATGTACGATGCGTTATTGAATAAATCTGGTGCAACCGGTGTATTCACTGACTTCCCAGACACTGGCGTTGAGTTTTTGAAAAAACAAAAATAA
- the glpT gene encoding glycerol-3-phosphate transporter has protein sequence MFGPFKPAPHIAELPAEKIDSTYKRLRWQVFAGIFFGYAAYYFVRANFDLAQPGLIQAGLYSKAELGVIGSAAGLAYGLSKFVMAGMSDRSNPRVFLPFGLLLSGLCMTMMGLFPWATSGIAIMWVMIFLNGWFQGMGWPPCGRTMVHWWSKSERGTIVSIWNTAHNIGGMMPGAMVLLASAVFFSTHGIEAQAKDIWQQSLYYPGIAAMICAIPVYFVMRDTPQSCGLPSIEKWRNDYPDDYNEKTYENDLSTKEIFVTYVLKNKLLWYIAIANVFVYLIRYGVLKWSPVYLSEVKHFNIKGTAWAYTIYELAAVPGTLLCGWVSDHVFKGKRGLTGFIFMILTTLAVVAYWMNPATPEAELANYSAWYENPYQLTDFILMTLIGFLIYGPVMLIGLHALELAPKKAAGTAAGFTGLFGYLGGTVSASAVIGWAAQHYGWDGGFYVMIGGGVLAVLLLFIVMVEEGKHKAKLGDTYGK, from the coding sequence ATGTTTGGACCATTTAAACCCGCTCCGCATATTGCGGAACTTCCAGCGGAGAAAATTGATTCCACGTATAAACGCTTACGTTGGCAAGTGTTTGCAGGGATCTTCTTTGGTTATGCCGCTTACTATTTTGTACGTGCAAACTTTGACTTAGCACAACCTGGTTTAATTCAAGCCGGCTTGTACTCAAAAGCGGAATTAGGTGTTATCGGCTCAGCGGCTGGTCTTGCCTACGGTTTATCTAAGTTCGTAATGGCAGGTATGTCTGACCGTTCGAACCCTCGTGTATTCTTACCATTTGGTTTATTGCTTTCTGGTCTTTGTATGACCATGATGGGTTTATTCCCATGGGCAACTTCAGGCATTGCCATCATGTGGGTAATGATCTTCTTAAATGGTTGGTTCCAAGGTATGGGTTGGCCTCCATGTGGTCGTACAATGGTACACTGGTGGTCTAAATCAGAACGCGGTACTATCGTATCTATCTGGAATACCGCGCACAACATCGGTGGTATGATGCCGGGTGCAATGGTGCTATTGGCAAGTGCAGTGTTCTTCAGCACTCACGGCATTGAAGCACAAGCAAAAGACATTTGGCAACAATCCCTCTACTATCCGGGTATTGCAGCAATGATCTGTGCAATTCCAGTTTACTTCGTCATGCGTGATACTCCGCAATCTTGTGGTTTACCATCAATCGAAAAATGGCGTAATGACTACCCAGATGACTATAACGAAAAAACTTACGAAAACGATTTAAGTACAAAAGAAATCTTCGTAACCTATGTATTGAAAAACAAATTGTTATGGTACATCGCGATTGCTAACGTATTCGTATACTTAATCCGCTACGGCGTATTGAAATGGTCTCCGGTTTACTTAAGTGAAGTAAAACACTTCAACATCAAAGGTACCGCATGGGCATACACCATTTATGAATTAGCAGCGGTTCCAGGTACATTACTTTGTGGTTGGGTATCTGACCATGTATTCAAAGGTAAACGTGGTTTAACCGGTTTCATCTTCATGATCTTAACTACTTTAGCAGTAGTAGCATACTGGATGAACCCAGCTACACCTGAAGCAGAGCTTGCAAACTACTCAGCTTGGTATGAAAACCCATATCAATTAACTGACTTCATCTTAATGACCTTAATCGGCTTCTTAATCTACGGCCCTGTAATGTTAATCGGCTTACACGCGCTTGAGCTTGCACCGAAAAAAGCAGCTGGTACAGCAGCAGGTTTCACCGGTTTATTCGGTTACTTAGGCGGTACAGTATCAGCATCAGCTGTTATCGGTTGGGCAGCACAACACTATGGCTGGGACGGCGGTTTCTACGTCATGATCGGTGGTGGTGTCTTAGCGGTGTTATTACTCTTCATCGTAATGGTTGAAGAAGGTAAACATAAAGCTAAATTAGGTGATACCTACGGTAAATAA
- the glpA gene encoding anaerobic glycerol-3-phosphate dehydrogenase subunit A: protein MGLSPNMYRDVGDFSPISTDVIIIGGGATGAGIARDCALRGINCILLERRDIATGATGRNHGLLHSGARYAVNDQESAEECIKENKILRNIARHCVDETEGLFITLPEDSLDYQKTFIESCTKSGIEAVAIDPKLAQIMEPSVNPDLVGAVVVPDGSIDPFRLTASNVMDATENGAKMFTYCEVKSLIREGGKVIGVDVYDHKNRVNRKFFAPLVVNAGGIWGQGIAEYADLKIKMFPAKGALLVMGHRINKMVINRCRKPADADILVPGDTICVIGTTSSRIPYDQIDNMEVTPEEVDILFREGEKLAPSLRHTRVLRAYAGVRPLVASDDDPSGRNVSRGIVLLDHAERDGLDGFITITGGKLMTYRLMAEWATDLVCKKLNKTARCTTAERPLPGSSESRAETNQKVISLPSPIRYSAVYRHGSRATRLLDKERLDRSMVCECEAVTAGEVRYAVDELNVNNLVDLRRRTRVGMGTCQAELCACRAAGLMNRFEVATPRQSTTQLTSFMEERWRGIEPIAWGEAIREAEFTSWMYSSVLGLNDVQPLEIDKQQGTDNNEF, encoded by the coding sequence ATGGGATTATCGCCTAATATGTATCGTGATGTGGGTGATTTTTCACCTATCTCGACGGATGTGATTATCATTGGTGGTGGTGCAACAGGTGCGGGTATTGCTCGTGACTGTGCATTGCGTGGAATTAACTGTATTTTATTAGAGCGTCGTGATATTGCGACAGGCGCAACAGGTCGTAACCATGGTTTGTTACATAGTGGTGCGCGTTATGCCGTAAACGATCAAGAATCAGCAGAAGAATGTATTAAAGAAAATAAAATTCTGCGCAATATCGCTCGTCACTGTGTGGATGAAACAGAAGGTTTATTTATTACCTTACCTGAAGATTCCCTTGATTATCAAAAAACCTTCATCGAAAGTTGTACCAAATCCGGTATTGAAGCTGTCGCCATTGATCCTAAACTAGCCCAAATTATGGAACCATCAGTAAACCCTGATTTAGTTGGTGCCGTTGTAGTGCCAGATGGTTCAATCGACCCTTTCCGTTTAACGGCTTCTAACGTGATGGATGCCACCGAAAATGGTGCGAAAATGTTCACTTATTGCGAAGTGAAAAGCTTAATTCGCGAAGGTGGCAAAGTAATCGGTGTGGATGTTTACGATCACAAAAATCGCGTAAACCGTAAATTCTTTGCGCCATTAGTCGTCAATGCTGGTGGTATTTGGGGACAAGGCATCGCAGAATATGCGGATCTCAAAATCAAAATGTTCCCGGCAAAAGGTGCATTACTTGTCATGGGGCATCGTATCAACAAAATGGTGATTAACCGTTGCCGTAAACCGGCAGATGCGGATATTCTTGTACCGGGTGATACTATTTGCGTTATCGGTACAACCTCTAGCCGTATTCCTTACGATCAAATTGACAACATGGAAGTGACTCCGGAAGAAGTGGATATCTTATTCCGTGAAGGGGAAAAACTCGCGCCGAGCTTGCGTCATACTCGTGTATTACGTGCTTATGCGGGCGTACGTCCGTTAGTAGCGTCTGATGATGACCCATCAGGTCGTAATGTGAGTCGTGGTATTGTGTTACTTGACCACGCAGAACGTGACGGCTTAGACGGCTTTATCACTATCACTGGCGGTAAATTAATGACTTACCGTTTAATGGCAGAATGGGCAACGGATCTCGTTTGTAAAAAACTCAACAAAACAGCACGTTGTACGACAGCTGAACGTCCATTGCCAGGTTCAAGCGAAAGCCGAGCAGAAACCAATCAGAAAGTCATTTCACTTCCAAGTCCGATTCGTTATTCAGCGGTGTATCGTCATGGTTCTCGTGCAACTCGTTTATTAGATAAAGAACGTCTTGATCGTTCAATGGTGTGTGAATGTGAAGCAGTAACAGCGGGTGAAGTCCGTTATGCTGTTGATGAATTAAATGTGAATAACTTAGTGGATTTACGTCGCCGTACTCGTGTGGGTATGGGGACTTGCCAAGCTGAGCTTTGCGCATGCCGTGCGGCGGGTTTAATGAACCGTTTTGAAGTGGCAACACCTCGTCAATCTACCACGCAATTAACCTCTTTCATGGAAGAGCGTTGGCGCGGTATCGAGCCTATTGCATGGGGTGAAGCGATTCGTGAAGCCGAATTTACTTCATGGATGTATAGCAGTGTGTTGGGCTTAAATGATGTTCAACCGCTTGAAATTGACAAACAGCAAGGGACGGATAACAATGAATTTTGA
- the glpB gene encoding glycerol-3-phosphate dehydrogenase subunit GlpB, with translation MNFDVVIIGGGLAGLTCGIVLQEQGKRCVIINNGQAAIDFASGSLDLLSRLPNGAFVKNIPESLTALSAQLPQHPYSIMGAERVLAKAQDFEKLAESLNLDLVGSSAENHLRVTGLGSLRGAWLSPNSVPTVQGETPFPYKKIAVLGIEGYHDFQPELLADNLTLNPQFAHCEVKTGFLNIPELDQLRANSREFRSVNIAQVLEYKLKFDDLVAEMKDAAKGTEAIFLPACFGLENQEFMESLRKATGLPLFELPTLPPSLLGMRQRIQLRHRFEKLGGLMMNGDSALKAHFHGNKVRAIQTRLHEEEEITAEHFVLASGSFFSKGLVSEFDKIYEPVFHSDIIGVEGFNDTDRFTWTDHRFSNPQPYQSAGVAINAKCQVQKGGQFLTNLYAVGNVIGGFNALELGCGSGVAVVTALAVADEILHNTH, from the coding sequence ATGAATTTTGATGTAGTGATTATTGGTGGCGGCCTTGCAGGTTTAACTTGCGGCATCGTTCTACAAGAACAAGGCAAACGTTGTGTCATTATTAATAACGGCCAAGCGGCGATTGATTTTGCATCTGGCTCATTGGATTTATTAAGCCGTTTACCAAATGGAGCGTTTGTTAAAAATATTCCTGAAAGTTTGACCGCACTTTCAGCTCAATTACCGCAACATCCATACAGCATTATGGGTGCAGAACGCGTATTAGCGAAAGCGCAAGATTTCGAAAAATTAGCGGAGTCGTTAAATTTAGATTTAGTTGGCTCAAGTGCAGAAAATCATCTTCGCGTAACGGGTTTAGGTAGCTTACGTGGTGCATGGCTTTCACCAAATAGTGTGCCAACCGTACAAGGCGAAACGCCATTCCCGTATAAAAAAATTGCGGTTTTAGGCATTGAAGGCTATCACGATTTCCAACCAGAATTATTGGCAGATAACCTTACACTCAATCCACAATTTGCTCATTGTGAAGTGAAAACGGGCTTTTTAAATATTCCTGAATTGGATCAGTTACGTGCCAATTCGCGTGAATTCCGCAGTGTGAACATTGCGCAAGTTTTAGAATATAAACTGAAATTTGATGATCTTGTGGCTGAAATGAAAGACGCCGCGAAAGGTACAGAAGCGATTTTCTTACCCGCTTGTTTCGGTTTAGAAAATCAAGAGTTTATGGAGTCACTTCGTAAAGCAACTGGCTTGCCATTATTTGAATTGCCAACTTTACCGCCTTCTTTATTAGGTATGCGTCAACGTATTCAATTACGCCATCGTTTTGAGAAATTAGGCGGATTAATGATGAATGGTGATAGCGCATTAAAAGCTCATTTTCATGGCAACAAAGTTCGTGCTATTCAAACGCGTTTGCACGAAGAGGAAGAAATCACGGCTGAGCATTTTGTCTTAGCTTCCGGCAGTTTCTTCAGTAAAGGTTTAGTCTCTGAATTCGATAAAATCTACGAGCCGGTATTCCATTCAGATATCATCGGTGTAGAAGGTTTTAACGATACTGATCGCTTTACTTGGACTGATCATCGTTTCTCAAATCCACAACCGTACCAATCTGCGGGCGTGGCGATTAATGCGAAATGCCAAGTTCAAAAGGGCGGTCAATTTTTAACGAATTTATATGCAGTGGGTAATGTGATTGGTGGTTTCAATGCACTAGAACTCGGTTGTGGTTCAGGCGTGGCAGTGGTAACAGCGCTTGCTGTTGCTGATGAAATTCTTCACAACACACATTAA